The following proteins are co-located in the Sporosarcina pasteurii genome:
- a CDS encoding ATP-binding protein has protein sequence MKSKLEIEAIIQQLETHIADDFEAQDLDFKQWNDKSIEENIKKMIRYAVCMANGGGGSVVFGVADKVTGLSNVLLGVPFNVNVQALQQRIQDHTVPPILPLFDEILYVNGAIRILIMHIIPGNAYYTTLDGDSTVRQGKECLPFEYLK, from the coding sequence ATGAAGAGTAAACTGGAGATTGAGGCCATCATTCAACAGTTGGAAACCCATATTGCAGATGATTTTGAAGCACAAGATTTGGACTTCAAACAATGGAATGATAAAAGTATAGAAGAAAACATTAAAAAAATGATTCGATATGCTGTTTGTATGGCAAATGGTGGTGGGGGAAGTGTTGTTTTTGGCGTTGCTGATAAAGTAACGGGACTATCTAATGTCTTATTAGGCGTTCCGTTCAACGTAAACGTTCAGGCATTACAACAAAGGATACAAGACCATACAGTGCCGCCAATACTCCCTTTGTTCGATGAAATATTGTATGTAAATGGGGCAATCCGAATTTTAATCATGCATATTATTCCTGGAAATGCCTACTATACAACACTTGATGGAGACTCTACAGTGCGGCAAGGTAAAGAGTGTTTGCCCTTTGAATATCTAAAATAA
- a CDS encoding SRPBCC family protein, which yields MKEWTRDIEINAPIEKVWGLVDGSVENMQKIMPNVIEHKPIKVTDDKVGSVYRQKYKEGKRIEEYDVETLDYLNTPEQKKLKVGFTIAGMFEITASYDIVKINDDKTLFTYTVTNRPLKWFVKIFLLFASDKVVVEFLKRVKRVAEGRE from the coding sequence ATGAAAGAGTGGACAAGGGATATTGAGATCAATGCGCCTATTGAAAAGGTTTGGGGTCTTGTTGATGGTTCTGTAGAAAACATGCAAAAAATCATGCCTAATGTCATTGAGCATAAACCGATTAAAGTAACCGATGATAAAGTTGGAAGTGTTTATCGTCAAAAATACAAAGAAGGCAAAAGAATCGAAGAGTATGATGTGGAGACATTGGACTATTTAAATACGCCTGAACAGAAAAAGTTGAAAGTTGGTTTTACAATAGCAGGCATGTTCGAGATCACAGCTTCATATGACATCGTAAAAATTAACGATGATAAAACTTTATTTACCTATACCGTAACGAATCGTCCTTTAAAGTGGTTTGTGAAAATATTTTTATTGTTTGCATCTGATAAAGTAGTTGTTGAGTTTTTAAAACGTGTGAAGAGAGTTGCTGAGGGTAGAGAGTGA
- a CDS encoding Na+/H+ antiporter NhaC family protein, whose protein sequence is MEHLGWVSLIPPIIAVILAIVTKNVLVSLFSGAFIGVLILVGGNPLKATTETIGNYYFPIVADGYNAAVLVLLFFIGGFVALMEKSGGGSALASKVTRFINTRAKTQISAWIGGIVIFFSDLGTPLIVGPVFEKIFDKAKVSREKLAWIIDSTSSPVAILIPFIGWGVYIMGLIRTEFDALGIATSEFSTFIQVIPFQFYAILAVSLVPLVALTKLDFGPMARAERRIQQTGELYWPESKPLRRAENIEEANKGGRAIFIWLPLLVLFVTLFGLLISYGFPFEPVPGSDFRVSLSAAYLFAAITIISLMLFYKVRKFGEVFDIYTTGMQKMVYVALTLVLAWSLGNVIKEMGTAQFIIEVMRGNVPPFIIPAILFIVGIVISIASGTSWGTFAIMLPLAIPMAVGLDAHMLVCIGAVLSGGVLGDHCSPISDTTILASTGAGADHIDHVKTQFPYALLNASIAFIGFIVAGITGNAYTLVLILVLLLVAVFTLSKIQNVKMKKEVGV, encoded by the coding sequence ATGGAGCATCTAGGTTGGGTGTCATTAATTCCGCCTATTATTGCAGTTATTCTTGCAATTGTTACGAAAAATGTTTTAGTTTCACTGTTCTCAGGCGCTTTTATCGGGGTGCTCATTCTTGTCGGTGGGAATCCACTTAAAGCAACTACGGAAACGATTGGTAACTATTATTTTCCAATTGTAGCGGATGGATATAATGCTGCTGTCTTAGTTTTATTGTTTTTTATTGGTGGATTTGTTGCGTTGATGGAAAAGTCTGGGGGAGGAAGCGCGCTTGCTTCTAAAGTAACTAGATTTATTAATACGAGAGCGAAAACACAAATATCTGCTTGGATTGGTGGCATTGTCATCTTTTTTTCTGACTTAGGTACTCCGCTTATTGTGGGACCTGTCTTTGAAAAAATATTTGATAAAGCGAAGGTTTCACGCGAAAAGCTTGCGTGGATTATCGATTCGACGTCATCTCCAGTAGCTATATTAATCCCGTTCATCGGATGGGGCGTTTATATTATGGGATTGATTAGAACAGAATTCGATGCGTTAGGCATTGCGACTTCTGAGTTTAGTACGTTTATTCAAGTGATTCCCTTTCAATTTTATGCAATCTTAGCTGTTAGCCTTGTTCCGCTTGTCGCACTCACTAAATTAGATTTTGGTCCTATGGCAAGAGCGGAGAGAAGAATTCAACAAACAGGTGAACTATATTGGCCAGAGTCCAAGCCACTTAGAAGAGCTGAGAATATTGAAGAGGCGAATAAAGGGGGCCGAGCCATCTTTATTTGGTTGCCGTTATTAGTCTTGTTTGTTACATTATTCGGGTTGTTAATTTCATATGGATTTCCATTTGAGCCTGTTCCGGGTAGCGATTTCCGAGTATCTCTCAGTGCGGCATATTTATTTGCAGCAATTACAATAATTAGTTTAATGCTGTTCTATAAAGTAAGAAAGTTTGGAGAGGTATTTGATATTTATACGACAGGCATGCAAAAAATGGTTTACGTTGCACTGACGCTTGTTTTAGCATGGTCGCTTGGAAATGTTATTAAAGAAATGGGAACTGCTCAGTTTATTATTGAAGTGATGAGAGGCAATGTACCGCCGTTTATCATCCCGGCAATCTTGTTTATAGTTGGGATTGTTATTTCTATAGCATCCGGTACTTCGTGGGGTACATTCGCGATAATGCTACCACTTGCGATTCCGATGGCGGTAGGGTTAGATGCGCATATGCTAGTTTGTATTGGTGCTGTTCTCTCAGGAGGCGTGTTAGGCGACCACTGTTCACCGATTTCTGATACAACAATTTTAGCGTCAACAGGTGCGGGTGCGGATCATATCGATCATGTGAAAACTCAATTCCCTTATGCATTGTTAAATGCGAGCATTGCTTTTATTGGATTTATTGTTGCTGGTATTACAGGCAATGCTTATACGCTAGTGTTAATACTAGTCTTGCTTTTAGTGGCAGTATTTACACTATCGAAAATACAAAACGTGAAAATGAAGAAAGAGGTTGGAGTATAA
- a CDS encoding carbon starvation protein A produces the protein MITFIVAIALLILGYLVYGKFIEKIFGPTDSRKTPAYENSDGVDYVPMNKHKNALIQLLNIAGTGPIFGPIMGALFGPVAFIWIVLGSIFAGAVHDYLTGMISIRNRGAHIPELAGRFLGAVSKHVVNIFALLLLLLVGTVFVTTPASLLAILLNGKVAIWILITVIFIYYFLSTILPIDKIIGRFYPIFGAVLLLGSLGVGVSLLFSDYKIPELTLENMHPANLPVFPILFFTITCGALSGFHATQSPIISRTVKKESEGRYVFYGMMIAEAVIAMIWAAAAMSLLDGQTLSEFINTGTPSAVVNEVSMTLLGAVGGTIAVLGAIVLPITSGDTAFRAARSIIADYLKIDQKRVAKRLAIAIPLFAISALLTQIDFNILWRYFSSANQATAAIALWIATMYLFVKGKNYFVSLIPALFISYMVLVYILSEKIGFNLDLNVSFIVAIPLMIILVVMFLIKGNSNKKHKIKTDIAVD, from the coding sequence ATGATTACATTTATAGTAGCTATTGCTTTATTAATACTTGGCTATTTAGTTTATGGGAAATTTATAGAGAAAATATTCGGACCGACCGATTCGCGTAAAACACCGGCCTATGAAAATAGTGATGGTGTCGATTATGTACCGATGAATAAGCATAAAAATGCTTTAATTCAATTATTAAATATTGCAGGAACAGGACCCATTTTTGGGCCGATTATGGGGGCTTTGTTTGGCCCGGTAGCGTTTATATGGATTGTTCTAGGGTCAATTTTTGCAGGTGCTGTACACGACTACTTAACCGGAATGATTTCTATTCGTAATAGAGGCGCTCATATACCTGAACTTGCTGGCAGGTTTTTAGGAGCTGTCAGTAAGCATGTTGTAAATATTTTTGCGTTGTTACTTTTACTGTTAGTTGGAACCGTATTTGTCACAACACCAGCATCCTTATTAGCCATTTTACTGAATGGAAAAGTAGCAATTTGGATATTAATCACTGTCATTTTTATTTATTATTTCTTATCAACGATTTTACCAATTGATAAAATTATTGGCCGTTTTTATCCAATTTTTGGTGCTGTTCTTCTACTTGGATCATTGGGTGTTGGCGTTAGTCTATTATTCTCTGACTACAAGATTCCAGAGTTAACATTAGAAAATATGCATCCTGCAAATTTACCAGTATTTCCAATTTTATTCTTCACGATTACGTGCGGGGCATTGTCTGGCTTCCACGCAACACAGTCACCGATCATTTCTAGAACGGTGAAGAAAGAATCAGAAGGACGTTATGTTTTTTATGGCATGATGATTGCAGAGGCTGTAATTGCCATGATTTGGGCAGCAGCGGCGATGAGTTTATTAGATGGTCAAACGTTAAGCGAATTCATTAATACAGGAACACCTTCAGCGGTTGTGAATGAAGTGTCGATGACATTACTAGGTGCTGTCGGCGGAACAATTGCTGTACTTGGTGCGATTGTCCTTCCAATCACTTCAGGGGATACCGCATTTCGTGCAGCACGCTCGATAATTGCAGATTATTTAAAGATTGATCAAAAACGCGTTGCAAAACGTTTAGCGATTGCGATTCCATTATTTGCAATCTCCGCTTTGTTGACACAAATTGACTTCAATATTTTGTGGAGATATTTCTCATCGGCGAACCAAGCAACGGCTGCCATTGCACTTTGGATTGCGACAATGTATTTATTTGTCAAAGGAAAAAATTATTTTGTTTCACTCATACCAGCATTATTTATCTCTTACATGGTTCTCGTTTATATATTATCCGAAAAGATTGGTTTCAATTTAGACTTAAACGTATCCTTTATTGTTGCGATTCCTTTAATGATTATTCTAGTCGTTATGTTCTTGATCAAAGGTAATTCGAATAAAAAACATAAAATCAAAACAGATATTGCTGTAGATTGA
- the argH gene encoding argininosuccinate lyase produces the protein MKLWGGRFTGREDNIMKKFNTSLPVDRRLYFEDITGSIAHVKMLVACELLTEDEGTLLVDGLESILKDIESGVLKVEGDFEDIHSFVEMNLTERIGEVGKKLHTARSRNDQVAVDMRQYAKNKGQEVMVALQQLIDSLNKKAAENNVIMPGYTHLQRAQVVTFNHHLGAYVQMFSRDKKRIENAVNILDENPLGCGALAGTTHNIDRQITTDLLGFSKPVDNFLDGVSDRDYLLELMSGFSITMMHMSRLSEELILWSSQEFKFIEMDDAYATGSSIMPQKKNPDAAELIRGKTGRVYGSLFALLTTLKGLPLTYNKDMQEDKEQFFDALDTVLDCLEIMAKMIDTLHVQEENMKAAIKAGFLNATEVADYLVSKGTAFRDAHEIVGKIIIYCEEQEKAIEDLTIAELAKFSDHIAEDIYAYIDYDAILEKGNKKLIKKTK, from the coding sequence GTGAAGCTATGGGGTGGACGATTCACAGGTAGAGAAGATAACATTATGAAAAAATTTAATACTTCCTTACCTGTCGATCGACGATTATATTTTGAAGATATTACTGGCAGTATCGCACATGTAAAAATGCTTGTAGCGTGTGAATTATTAACAGAAGATGAAGGAACTTTATTAGTGGATGGACTTGAATCGATTTTAAAAGATATTGAGTCTGGCGTCTTAAAAGTGGAAGGTGACTTTGAAGATATTCACTCTTTCGTAGAAATGAATTTAACGGAAAGAATTGGTGAAGTGGGAAAGAAACTTCATACAGCAAGAAGCCGAAACGATCAAGTTGCTGTCGATATGAGACAATATGCGAAAAATAAAGGACAAGAAGTAATGGTCGCACTGCAGCAATTAATTGATTCGTTAAATAAGAAAGCTGCAGAAAATAATGTCATCATGCCTGGTTATACGCATTTACAACGTGCACAAGTCGTGACATTTAATCACCATCTGGGTGCGTATGTTCAAATGTTTAGCCGAGACAAAAAAAGAATTGAAAATGCAGTAAATATTTTGGATGAAAATCCACTTGGTTGCGGTGCATTAGCAGGAACAACGCATAATATCGACCGTCAAATAACAACAGATTTACTAGGCTTTTCTAAACCAGTTGATAATTTCTTAGATGGTGTAAGTGATCGTGATTATTTACTTGAACTTATGTCTGGTTTTTCTATTACGATGATGCATATGAGCAGACTTAGTGAAGAACTCATTCTTTGGAGTAGCCAAGAATTCAAGTTTATTGAAATGGATGATGCTTATGCAACGGGAAGCAGCATCATGCCGCAAAAGAAAAATCCGGATGCTGCCGAATTAATCAGAGGAAAAACAGGCAGAGTATACGGCTCTCTCTTTGCATTGTTAACGACGTTGAAAGGTTTGCCATTAACGTATAATAAAGATATGCAAGAAGATAAAGAACAATTTTTCGATGCACTCGATACCGTGTTAGATTGTCTAGAGATTATGGCGAAAATGATAGATACACTTCATGTACAGGAAGAAAATATGAAGGCTGCAATTAAAGCAGGATTTTTAAACGCTACAGAAGTCGCTGATTATTTAGTGAGCAAAGGAACAGCCTTTAGAGATGCACATGAAATTGTCGGTAAAATCATTATTTATTGTGAAGAGCAGGAAAAAGCAATTGAAGATTTAACGATTGCAGAATTAGCGAAGTTCAGTGATCATATTGCAGAAGATATTTATGCGTATATTGACTATGACGCGATATTAGAAAAGGGAAATAAAAAGCTAATTAAAAAGACTAAGTGA
- a CDS encoding KGG domain-containing protein produces the protein MAQNENKKNRNNDPGGMSLEEAGRKGGEATARNHDQEFYQEIGRKGGEATAENHDREFYEEIGKKGGEATAKNHDKEFYEEIGKKGGEARAKQSENDNNKNNRNNNNDDN, from the coding sequence ATGGCACAAAATGAAAACAAGAAAAATCGTAACAATGACCCAGGTGGAATGTCTCTAGAAGAAGCAGGGCGTAAGGGTGGCGAAGCAACTGCAAGGAACCACGATCAAGAATTCTATCAAGAGATTGGTAGAAAAGGCGGCGAAGCGACAGCTGAAAACCATGACCGCGAATTTTACGAAGAAATTGGTAAAAAAGGTGGCGAAGCTACTGCCAAGAATCATGATAAAGAGTTCTATGAGGAAATTGGTAAAAAGGGCGGCGAAGCTCGCGCTAAGCAAAGTGAGAACGATAATAACAAGAATAATAGAAATAACAATAACGACGATAACTAA
- a CDS encoding GyrI-like domain-containing protein yields MKFEWRKKEKDLYIPKQKPELVTVPKQKFLMIQGKGNPNHEEFAERVGVLYSLAYAIRMMPRNGYTPEGYFEYTVYPLEGIWDLTEEGRQLDELNKDELVYTIMIRQPDFVTLEVVKRAFERVREKKPHPYLEEVKFETVEDGMSVQMLHVGPFDDEPQTFEKMDVFLEEQKLERVSLTHREIYLSDIRRVEPSKLKTVLRYQVKPRD; encoded by the coding sequence ATGAAATTCGAGTGGAGAAAGAAGGAAAAAGACTTATATATTCCTAAGCAAAAACCTGAACTAGTGACGGTGCCTAAACAAAAGTTTTTGATGATTCAGGGGAAAGGTAATCCGAATCATGAAGAGTTTGCTGAAAGGGTGGGCGTGCTTTATTCTTTGGCCTATGCGATTCGGATGATGCCTAGAAATGGCTACACACCTGAAGGTTACTTTGAGTATACTGTATATCCGTTAGAAGGGATCTGGGATTTAACGGAAGAGGGAAGGCAATTAGACGAACTCAATAAAGATGAGTTGGTGTATACAATTATGATTAGACAACCAGACTTTGTCACACTTGAAGTTGTTAAGCGGGCTTTTGAACGGGTCAGAGAAAAGAAACCACACCCATATCTAGAAGAGGTTAAGTTTGAAACGGTGGAAGACGGAATGTCGGTGCAAATGCTCCATGTAGGACCGTTTGATGATGAACCGCAAACTTTTGAAAAAATGGATGTGTTTTTGGAAGAACAGAAGTTAGAAAGAGTATCGTTAACACATCGAGAAATTTACCTCTCGGATATTAGAAGGGTCGAACCGTCAAAACTAAAAACAGTGCTCAGGTATCAAGTAAAACCTCGAGATTAA
- a CDS encoding peroxiredoxin — MKKIRILFITLAAILVVAMITIMITTNMTKKDKASGLDEYESGNLEDLPDNLVDESLDVESGIDVGHHAPDFELKTLTGEVVKLSDYRGKTVMLNFWASWCPPCRVEMPHMETYYQEYKDQDNIEILAVNMTTLERGSQEKVPEFVDKHGLTFPILMDEKGEIMDLYKVMVYPTTYIVNPDGVITDKVMIPLDVEVIKWLIENSDEFSVE, encoded by the coding sequence ATGAAGAAGATTAGAATTCTTTTTATAACCCTTGCGGCAATCTTAGTCGTAGCAATGATTACAATTATGATAACGACAAATATGACAAAGAAAGACAAGGCCAGTGGATTGGATGAATATGAAAGTGGTAATCTTGAAGATTTGCCTGATAATCTTGTGGATGAAAGTTTAGATGTAGAATCTGGGATTGACGTGGGGCATCATGCACCTGATTTTGAATTAAAAACCTTAACCGGTGAAGTGGTCAAACTGTCCGATTACCGGGGGAAGACTGTCATGCTTAATTTCTGGGCTTCATGGTGTCCGCCATGTCGTGTTGAAATGCCCCATATGGAAACATATTACCAAGAATATAAAGATCAGGATAACATTGAAATACTTGCAGTGAATATGACAACACTTGAAAGAGGTAGCCAAGAGAAAGTACCCGAATTTGTCGATAAACATGGACTCACTTTTCCAATTTTAATGGACGAAAAAGGCGAGATTATGGATTTATATAAAGTGATGGTATATCCGACAACCTATATTGTGAATCCAGATGGCGTCATTACAGACAAAGTCATGATTCCATTGGATGTTGAAGTGATTAAGTGGTTAATTGAGAATAGTGATGAGTTTAGTGTGGAATAG
- a CDS encoding malate:quinone oxidoreductase: MSIKQTDVILIGAGVMSATLGALLKELAPDWKLTVFEKLSDVGEESSNEWNNAGTGHAALCELNYTVENPDGSVDITKALQINEQFQLSRQFWAYLVNQKLIHNPKDFIMPLPHMSYVSGEDNVRFLQNRFKALTKSPLFHGMEYSEDPEKLAEWMPLMLQNRPLNEPIAATKIDSGTDVNFGALTRMLFHHLKDQNVDIHNKHDVKDMKRTSDGLWEVKVKNLETGAVERHTAKFVFIGAGGGSLHLLQKSGIPEGKQIGGFPVSGLFMVCNNPDIVEQHHAKVYGKASVGAPPMSVPHLDTRYIDNRKSLLFGPFAGFTPKFLKEGSILDLPTSIKPHNIMTMLAAGAKEMSLTKYLIQQLLLSKEQRMEELRSFIPNAKAEDWDLVVAGQRVQVIKDTVKGGKGTLQFGTEVVSAEDGSIAALLGASPGASTAVHVMLEVISKCFPEHLEAWAPKIKEMIPSYGVSLVDNPELFHELLNSTAEALELVEKSEVTEADEARVLEKV, translated from the coding sequence ATGAGTATCAAACAAACAGACGTTATTTTAATTGGCGCAGGTGTAATGAGTGCGACGTTAGGGGCGTTGTTGAAAGAGTTGGCTCCGGATTGGAAGTTGACAGTGTTTGAGAAGTTGTCAGATGTGGGGGAAGAAAGTTCGAATGAATGGAATAACGCAGGCACCGGACATGCTGCACTTTGTGAATTGAATTATACGGTTGAAAATCCGGATGGTTCTGTTGATATTACGAAGGCGTTACAAATTAATGAGCAGTTTCAGCTTTCAAGGCAGTTCTGGGCTTATCTAGTCAACCAAAAGCTTATTCATAATCCGAAAGACTTTATTATGCCATTGCCACATATGAGTTATGTCAGTGGAGAAGACAATGTTCGTTTTTTGCAAAACCGTTTTAAAGCGCTTACAAAAAGCCCTCTTTTTCATGGCATGGAATATTCGGAGGATCCGGAGAAGCTTGCAGAGTGGATGCCACTTATGTTACAAAATCGTCCGCTTAATGAACCAATTGCGGCAACAAAAATCGATTCGGGAACGGACGTGAATTTTGGCGCGTTAACACGTATGTTATTTCACCATTTAAAGGATCAAAATGTTGATATACATAATAAACATGATGTAAAAGATATGAAGCGGACAAGCGATGGTTTGTGGGAAGTAAAAGTGAAAAACCTTGAAACAGGTGCGGTTGAACGGCATACGGCAAAGTTTGTTTTTATTGGTGCTGGCGGCGGCAGTTTACATTTATTGCAGAAGTCAGGAATTCCAGAAGGAAAACAGATTGGCGGATTCCCGGTAAGCGGCTTATTCATGGTATGTAACAATCCGGATATTGTAGAACAGCACCATGCAAAAGTCTACGGGAAAGCTTCAGTAGGTGCACCTCCGATGTCAGTTCCGCACCTAGATACGAGATATATCGACAACCGAAAGTCTTTATTATTTGGACCTTTTGCAGGTTTTACACCAAAATTTTTGAAGGAAGGTTCAATACTCGATTTACCAACTTCAATCAAGCCGCATAATATAATGACGATGCTAGCGGCGGGTGCGAAAGAAATGTCCTTAACAAAGTATTTAATTCAACAACTCTTATTATCAAAAGAACAGCGTATGGAAGAGTTGCGAAGCTTTATTCCAAATGCGAAAGCGGAAGATTGGGACTTAGTTGTCGCGGGGCAACGTGTACAGGTGATTAAAGATACGGTTAAGGGCGGAAAAGGAACCTTACAGTTTGGAACGGAAGTAGTGAGCGCGGAGGATGGCTCGATTGCTGCACTACTTGGTGCATCACCAGGTGCTTCGACAGCCGTTCATGTCATGCTTGAAGTCATTAGTAAATGTTTTCCAGAACATCTGGAAGCATGGGCGCCTAAAATTAAAGAAATGATTCCTTCTTATGGTGTATCCCTTGTGGACAACCCAGAACTTTTCCATGAATTACTCAATTCGACTGCGGAAGCGCTTGAACTAGTGGAGAAATCGGAAGTGACAGAAGCAGATGAAGCAAGAGTTTTAGAAAAGGTTTAA
- a CDS encoding 2-keto-4-pentenoate hydratase: MTSVVDEVVGTIINSHETKQPIEFIRHRYTLDEETAYLVQEKLIHQKCASKNTEVAGYKISMTSAETQAIANTDEPAYGTLLSTHILHSGESISLSSMFAPLIEPEIMFVLTDDLSPGASEDEIIKKSKICAGIEIPDARYIDWFPNFSLSDLLCDNTATGLVVLAEPIEPFSIKAFEQIKMELFHDGEKISEGLSSAVLGNPVSSVAWLARKLAKKNKTLKKDMIISSGTFISPLVAKEGTYKVSYSDIGEVEVTFVQ; the protein is encoded by the coding sequence TTGACAAGTGTAGTAGATGAAGTTGTTGGGACAATCATAAATTCTCATGAAACAAAACAGCCTATCGAGTTTATCCGACATCGTTATACACTGGATGAGGAGACTGCTTATTTAGTACAGGAGAAATTAATTCACCAAAAATGTGCGTCAAAAAACACCGAAGTTGCTGGCTATAAAATTAGTATGACAAGTGCTGAAACACAAGCGATTGCGAACACGGATGAGCCAGCTTACGGGACGTTACTTTCAACCCATATTCTGCATAGTGGTGAATCTATTTCTCTTTCCTCTATGTTTGCACCTTTAATTGAACCTGAAATTATGTTCGTTCTTACAGATGATTTATCACCTGGGGCCAGTGAAGATGAAATCATTAAGAAGAGTAAAATTTGTGCGGGAATCGAAATTCCGGATGCGCGATACATTGATTGGTTTCCGAATTTCTCCTTGTCTGACTTACTTTGTGACAACACAGCAACAGGTCTTGTCGTTTTAGCAGAACCCATTGAACCTTTTTCTATCAAAGCATTCGAACAGATTAAAATGGAACTTTTTCATGACGGTGAAAAAATTAGTGAAGGACTTTCATCCGCCGTGTTAGGAAATCCTGTTTCTTCCGTTGCTTGGTTAGCTCGAAAATTGGCGAAGAAGAATAAAACTTTAAAGAAAGATATGATTATCTCATCAGGTACGTTTATTTCGCCGCTTGTTGCAAAGGAAGGTACATACAAAGTGTCATATTCGGATATTGGAGAAGTTGAAGTGACTTTTGTGCAATAA
- the ric gene encoding iron-sulfur cluster repair di-iron protein, which translates to MTQITLDTHVSDIVTQLPQSTDLFRKLRIDFCCGGKIALKDAAEARNLGPEEVFNQVKALENKREQRESMHPASFGDRTLVSYIQEKYHDELREELPAIAPYVTRVARVHGDSNPHLLRIEEIYKELRDELLAHTEDEDENVFPLILEFLKNPTTELKEQIKPHVLELEEEHENAGRLLNELREITNDFTPPADACGTYRTVYARLEQLEKDTFDHVHLENNVLFDRVREYL; encoded by the coding sequence ATGACTCAAATTACATTAGATACTCATGTTTCCGATATCGTTACTCAGTTACCACAAAGTACTGATTTATTTAGAAAATTACGGATTGACTTTTGTTGCGGTGGAAAAATCGCTCTTAAAGATGCAGCTGAAGCTCGCAACCTTGGACCTGAAGAAGTATTCAATCAAGTAAAAGCATTAGAAAATAAACGAGAACAACGTGAAAGTATGCACCCGGCTTCTTTCGGCGACAGAACGCTCGTATCCTATATTCAAGAAAAATACCACGATGAATTAAGAGAAGAGTTGCCAGCAATTGCACCGTACGTCACGAGAGTTGCACGCGTTCATGGCGATTCAAATCCACATTTGCTACGCATCGAGGAGATTTATAAAGAATTACGGGATGAGCTATTAGCCCATACAGAGGATGAAGATGAGAATGTGTTTCCGCTCATTCTTGAGTTCTTAAAAAATCCAACGACCGAACTAAAAGAACAAATTAAACCGCATGTATTGGAACTGGAAGAAGAACATGAAAATGCAGGACGTTTATTAAATGAATTAAGGGAAATTACAAACGACTTCACACCACCTGCGGATGCATGTGGAACGTACCGAACAGTATATGCACGTTTAGAACAACTTGAAAAAGATACATTCGACCATGTTCATCTTGAAAATAACGTCTTATTTGATCGAGTACGTGAATATCTTTAA